The Paramormyrops kingsleyae isolate MSU_618 chromosome 11, PKINGS_0.4, whole genome shotgun sequence genome includes a window with the following:
- the LOC111858224 gene encoding protein kinase C and casein kinase II substrate protein 3 isoform X2, with translation MSSSEDLRDMGSYDSFWEPGNYKRTVKRIDDGHKLCNELVSCFQERARIEKSYAQQLTDWAKKWRSVVEKGPQYGTLEKAWHAFMNAADQLSEMHLELKEHLMVEDSEKVRNWQKDAFHKQMIGGFKETKEAEEGFRKAQKPWVRKFKEVEASKKGYHQTRKEERTAVSRETHAKADPSKSQEEVRKLQDRVEKCNQEAEKAKDRYEKALDELSRYNPRYMEDMEQVFETTQEAEQKRLCFFKDVLLDIHKHLDLSSVDSFRSLHRDLGQAIVAANDTEDLRWWRNTHGPGMSMNWPQFEEWSPETSQAISRKERNSQAADTVTLTNVVSAEEETLHTPPQSTRAGKDYSSDWSDEESPQKCVAANGVKDEAEKVAGVQVKALYDYMGQEADELSFKAGDELLKLGEEDEQGWCKGQLQNGQVGLYPANYVQVLGS, from the exons ATGTCTTCCAGCGAAGACCTGAGAGACATGGGGAGCTATGACAGTTTCTGGGAG CCAGGGAACTATAAGCGTACAGTGAAACGAATAGACGACGGCCACAAGCTGTGCAATGAGCTGGTCAGCTGCTTCCAGGAACGGGCCAGGATTGAGAAGAGTTATGCCCAGCAGCTGACGGACTGGGCTAAGAAATGGAGGAGCGTAGTTGAGAAAG GTCCCCAGTATGGCACTCTAGAGAAGGCCTGGCACGCCTTCATGAATGCGGCTGACCAGCTGAGCGAGATGCACCTTGAGCTCAAGGAGCATCTAATGGTGGAAGACAGCGAGAAGGTGAGGAACTGGCAGAAGGACGCATTCCACAAGCAGATGATTGGCGGCTTCAAGGAGACGAAGGAGGCTGAAGAGGGCTTCCGGAAGGCGCAGAAACCATGGGTCAGGAAATTCAAGGAG GTGGAGGCATCCAAGAAGGGCTATCACCAAACACGGAAGGAGGAACGTACCGCTGTGAGTCGGGAGACCCACGCCAAGGCCGACCCCTCCAAGTCTCAAGAAGAAGTCCGCAAGCTGCAGGACCGGGTGGAGAAATGCAACCAGGAAGCTGAGAAA GCCAAAGACCGCTACGAGAAGGCCTTGGATGAGCTGAGCCGCTACAACCCTCGCTACATGGAGGACATGGAGCAGGTGTTCGAAACCACACAGGAGGCCGAGCAGAAGAGGCTGTGCTTCTTTAAGGACGTCCTGCTGGACATCCACAAGCACCTGGACCTCTCCAGCGTTGATAG CTTCCGGTCCCTTCACCGAGACCTGGGCCAGGCAATAGTCGCAGCCAATGACACGGAGGACCTGAGATGGTGGAGGAATACACACGGACCGGGAATGAGCATGAACTGGCCGCAGTTCGAG GAATGGTCACCGGAGACCAGCCAGGCAATCAGCAGAAAGGAGAGGAACAGCCAAGCTGCAGACACGGTCACCCTGACCAATGTGGTTTCAGCAGAGGAGGAGACGCTCCACACCCCCCCGCAGAGCACCAG GGCTGGTAAAGACTACTCCTCTGACTGGTCTGATGAGGAGAGCCCCCAGAAGTGCGTTGCGGCAAACGGGGTGAAGGATGAGGCTGAGAAGGTAGCAGGAGTGCAAGTGAAAGCATTGTACGATTACATGGGGCAGGAGGCTGATGAGCTGAGCTTTAAAGCAG GAGATGAGCTTCTGAAGCTGGGGGAGGAGGACGAGCAGGGCTGGTGTAAAGGGCAGCTACAAAATGGACAAGTCGGCCTTTACCCTGCTAATTATGTCCAGGTCCTCGGGTCCTGA
- the LOC111858224 gene encoding protein kinase C and casein kinase II substrate protein 3 isoform X1 has product MLKSTKIPCCKGRPAMSSSEDLRDMGSYDSFWEPGNYKRTVKRIDDGHKLCNELVSCFQERARIEKSYAQQLTDWAKKWRSVVEKGPQYGTLEKAWHAFMNAADQLSEMHLELKEHLMVEDSEKVRNWQKDAFHKQMIGGFKETKEAEEGFRKAQKPWVRKFKEVEASKKGYHQTRKEERTAVSRETHAKADPSKSQEEVRKLQDRVEKCNQEAEKAKDRYEKALDELSRYNPRYMEDMEQVFETTQEAEQKRLCFFKDVLLDIHKHLDLSSVDSFRSLHRDLGQAIVAANDTEDLRWWRNTHGPGMSMNWPQFEEWSPETSQAISRKERNSQAADTVTLTNVVSAEEETLHTPPQSTRAGKDYSSDWSDEESPQKCVAANGVKDEAEKVAGVQVKALYDYMGQEADELSFKAGDELLKLGEEDEQGWCKGQLQNGQVGLYPANYVQVLGS; this is encoded by the exons ATGCtg AAATCCACCAAAATTCCGTGCTGCAAGGGCAGGCCCGCCATGTCTTCCAGCGAAGACCTGAGAGACATGGGGAGCTATGACAGTTTCTGGGAG CCAGGGAACTATAAGCGTACAGTGAAACGAATAGACGACGGCCACAAGCTGTGCAATGAGCTGGTCAGCTGCTTCCAGGAACGGGCCAGGATTGAGAAGAGTTATGCCCAGCAGCTGACGGACTGGGCTAAGAAATGGAGGAGCGTAGTTGAGAAAG GTCCCCAGTATGGCACTCTAGAGAAGGCCTGGCACGCCTTCATGAATGCGGCTGACCAGCTGAGCGAGATGCACCTTGAGCTCAAGGAGCATCTAATGGTGGAAGACAGCGAGAAGGTGAGGAACTGGCAGAAGGACGCATTCCACAAGCAGATGATTGGCGGCTTCAAGGAGACGAAGGAGGCTGAAGAGGGCTTCCGGAAGGCGCAGAAACCATGGGTCAGGAAATTCAAGGAG GTGGAGGCATCCAAGAAGGGCTATCACCAAACACGGAAGGAGGAACGTACCGCTGTGAGTCGGGAGACCCACGCCAAGGCCGACCCCTCCAAGTCTCAAGAAGAAGTCCGCAAGCTGCAGGACCGGGTGGAGAAATGCAACCAGGAAGCTGAGAAA GCCAAAGACCGCTACGAGAAGGCCTTGGATGAGCTGAGCCGCTACAACCCTCGCTACATGGAGGACATGGAGCAGGTGTTCGAAACCACACAGGAGGCCGAGCAGAAGAGGCTGTGCTTCTTTAAGGACGTCCTGCTGGACATCCACAAGCACCTGGACCTCTCCAGCGTTGATAG CTTCCGGTCCCTTCACCGAGACCTGGGCCAGGCAATAGTCGCAGCCAATGACACGGAGGACCTGAGATGGTGGAGGAATACACACGGACCGGGAATGAGCATGAACTGGCCGCAGTTCGAG GAATGGTCACCGGAGACCAGCCAGGCAATCAGCAGAAAGGAGAGGAACAGCCAAGCTGCAGACACGGTCACCCTGACCAATGTGGTTTCAGCAGAGGAGGAGACGCTCCACACCCCCCCGCAGAGCACCAG GGCTGGTAAAGACTACTCCTCTGACTGGTCTGATGAGGAGAGCCCCCAGAAGTGCGTTGCGGCAAACGGGGTGAAGGATGAGGCTGAGAAGGTAGCAGGAGTGCAAGTGAAAGCATTGTACGATTACATGGGGCAGGAGGCTGATGAGCTGAGCTTTAAAGCAG GAGATGAGCTTCTGAAGCTGGGGGAGGAGGACGAGCAGGGCTGGTGTAAAGGGCAGCTACAAAATGGACAAGTCGGCCTTTACCCTGCTAATTATGTCCAGGTCCTCGGGTCCTGA
- the LOC111858224 gene encoding protein kinase C and casein kinase II substrate protein 3 isoform X3, which translates to MLKSTKIPCCKGRPAMSSSEDLRDMGSYDSFWEPGNYKRTVKRIDDGHKLCNELVSCFQERARIEKSYAQQLTDWAKKWRSVVEKGPQYGTLEKAWHAFMNAADQLSEMHLELKEHLMVEDSEKVRNWQKDAFHKQMIGGFKETKEAEEGFRKAQKPWVRKFKEVEASKKGYHQTRKEERTAVSRETHAKADPSKSQEEVRKLQDRVEKCNQEAEKAKDRYEKALDELSRYNPRYMEDMEQVFETTQEAEQKRLCFFKDVLLDIHKHLDLSSVDSFRSLHRDLGQAIVAANDTEDLRWWRNTHGPGMSMNWPQFEEWSPETSQAISRKERNSQAADTVTLTNVVSAEEETLHTPPQSTRAGKDYSSDWSDEESPQKCVAANGVKDEAEKEMSF; encoded by the exons ATGCtg AAATCCACCAAAATTCCGTGCTGCAAGGGCAGGCCCGCCATGTCTTCCAGCGAAGACCTGAGAGACATGGGGAGCTATGACAGTTTCTGGGAG CCAGGGAACTATAAGCGTACAGTGAAACGAATAGACGACGGCCACAAGCTGTGCAATGAGCTGGTCAGCTGCTTCCAGGAACGGGCCAGGATTGAGAAGAGTTATGCCCAGCAGCTGACGGACTGGGCTAAGAAATGGAGGAGCGTAGTTGAGAAAG GTCCCCAGTATGGCACTCTAGAGAAGGCCTGGCACGCCTTCATGAATGCGGCTGACCAGCTGAGCGAGATGCACCTTGAGCTCAAGGAGCATCTAATGGTGGAAGACAGCGAGAAGGTGAGGAACTGGCAGAAGGACGCATTCCACAAGCAGATGATTGGCGGCTTCAAGGAGACGAAGGAGGCTGAAGAGGGCTTCCGGAAGGCGCAGAAACCATGGGTCAGGAAATTCAAGGAG GTGGAGGCATCCAAGAAGGGCTATCACCAAACACGGAAGGAGGAACGTACCGCTGTGAGTCGGGAGACCCACGCCAAGGCCGACCCCTCCAAGTCTCAAGAAGAAGTCCGCAAGCTGCAGGACCGGGTGGAGAAATGCAACCAGGAAGCTGAGAAA GCCAAAGACCGCTACGAGAAGGCCTTGGATGAGCTGAGCCGCTACAACCCTCGCTACATGGAGGACATGGAGCAGGTGTTCGAAACCACACAGGAGGCCGAGCAGAAGAGGCTGTGCTTCTTTAAGGACGTCCTGCTGGACATCCACAAGCACCTGGACCTCTCCAGCGTTGATAG CTTCCGGTCCCTTCACCGAGACCTGGGCCAGGCAATAGTCGCAGCCAATGACACGGAGGACCTGAGATGGTGGAGGAATACACACGGACCGGGAATGAGCATGAACTGGCCGCAGTTCGAG GAATGGTCACCGGAGACCAGCCAGGCAATCAGCAGAAAGGAGAGGAACAGCCAAGCTGCAGACACGGTCACCCTGACCAATGTGGTTTCAGCAGAGGAGGAGACGCTCCACACCCCCCCGCAGAGCACCAG GGCTGGTAAAGACTACTCCTCTGACTGGTCTGATGAGGAGAGCCCCCAGAAGTGCGTTGCGGCAAACGGGGTGAAGGATGAGGCTGAGAAG GAGATGAGCTTCTGA